One stretch of Asterias rubens chromosome 8, eAstRub1.3, whole genome shotgun sequence DNA includes these proteins:
- the LOC117293845 gene encoding uncharacterized protein LOC117293845, with the protein MLVELDSSFPGFHLGILDMPMEWEEARLEAFVVNFTSTNVSAKLTGYTLVILCQVPQPPLVNRILTNCQQFSFVANCFYHIKGLKSDEPVTDTVFGMVIAKHQPNSKKMEWELNSASSGSLIICDGDVKYRGEDGSVADPLQKPLDLYREIILSCSSPQQWVLDACCGTGTGLIAALKEARNCVAVEEDSAKLFHLPASFNQLVPSAVGRKNDESSPAPGPTDVYDYESDSNQTLQSDSSN; encoded by the exons GAGTGGGAAGAGGCTCGTCTGGAAGCGTTTGTGGTGAACTTCACGTCGACAAATGTATCTGCAAAGCTCACCGGATACACATTGGTGATATTGTGCCAAGTACCCCAGCCACCCTTAGTCAACCGCATCTTAACAAATTGTCAGCAATTTAgttttgttgcaaattgcttcTATCACATCAAAGGTCTAAAATCTG ATGAACCAGTTACAGACACTGTGTTTGGAATGGTGATTGCAAAGCATCAGCCGAATTCTAAAAAGATGGAGTGGGAACTGAACTCTGCAAGCTCGGGCAGTTTGATTATCTGTGATGGGGACGTCAAGTACAGAGGGGAAGATGGGTCGGTTGCAGATCCTCTTCAGAAGCCGCTGGATCTTTACAGAGAGATAATTTTGTCCTGCTCATCCCCTCAACAATGGGTGTTGGATGCATGCTGTGGAACAG GTACAGGACTGATAGCAGCCTTGAAGGAGGCACGGAACTGTGTAGCAGTGGAAGAGGACTCTGCAAAACTGTTTCACTTGCCTGCAAGCTTTAACCAGCTTGTGCCATCTGCTGTTGGGAGGAAAAACGATGAGAGCAGTCCTGCACCTGGGCCTACAGATGTGTATGATTACGAATCAGACAGTAACCAAACCCTTCAATCAGACAGCAGTAACTAA